The genomic window CTTCGTTAACTTCGCCTTCGCCGAGCCAAGAGCGACCGCCCCGGATAGATCCTCCGAATACGGAAGCAGATCGAATGCGTTCTGACCCGCCTTCGCATAACGTCCCGCGGCAGCGGAGTGTCCGCGCCCGGCGGCTACCGCTACCGTGTCTGGACGAATCCCGAGATAGACGTACACGGGAAGTGAGAGTCGTCCAGCAGACGTCTCGACCGTCACGTGATCGCCGTTCTCGACGCCGAGGCGCCTGGCGGTGGACGGGTGAATCTCCGCCACCGTCTGCCACGCGATCTTGGTGACCGGATCAGGCAGCTCCTGAAGCCATGGCTTGTTGGCGCCGTCGCCGGTGCCGAGCACCGGATGCGGATACACATGGAGGAAGAAGTCACCATTCGACGCAGCGGCGGCGACTGGCGGCGGAACCACGCGGGGCGTGGCGCCACTCGACGTCGAACCGCTCGCCATTCCTCCGGGCAGCGCCGCCGCAAGACCGGCCGCACCACCGGGGAATTTCGAAATCAGCGTCGACCTGTAATCGGGTGAGCTGCTCGCCTGGACGCCGCTCTTCGATACCGCGATAATGACATCGGCGGTCGCGCGCGTGTCGAACACCGGATCCATCGTCGGCTGCTGCAGCGACAGCGTTCCACGAACCGGCTCGGCGTCGCCCCAGCTCTCGAGCGAGTGGTTGTCGGGAAGGACGAGGTCGGCCATCGCGCTCGTCTCGTCGGGGATCGACGAGAAGCTCACCTTGAACGGAACTTTCGCCATCGCCGCCGCGAAGCCGGACGATTTCGGCATGGTGTACGCGGGATTGACTCCGCGGACCATGAGAAGAGGAACCGAGCCGGCCTGCATCCGCTGCGCGAGCGCGCGGAGCTGCGACGGCGAATCAATTCCCTCGAAGCTGTTGATTGCGTCAGCCGTCTTGATCGTGACGCCGGTATTGCCTTGCGCCTGATTCAGCGCGTTCGCGGCGAGGCAGAGCTCGATGCCGCGCGGCGAGCCGCCGCCTGCAACAACCATGTTCGGCTTAGTCGCGGAGAATTCGGCCTGCAATGCTGCCAACACCTTTGACGCGACGCCACTTTCCTGGGCGGCCTGCTGCGGCGTGACCGAGCCGGCCAGCATCTGAACGATGGCCAGCTCGGAGCCGGGGCGCGCATCAATCCACTGGTCAGCGTTGAGACCGGTGAGAGTGCGGCGCGGGCCGACATATACCAGGCGGGGTGCGCCTTTGAGCCTGGCGCGCGCATCGGCGAAATCGAGCTGCTGCGGAACGCTGGCTCCCCATCCGTCGAGGAAGTCCGCGCCGAACGACACGATCAGCTTCGTTACGGAGAAGTCGAGGCGCGGCCACGCCACTCCGTACGACTGCTTGTTGGCGGACACCGCCGCGAAATCCACATCCGGATCCATGCTCAGGGCCGAGGGCATCCCCATGCTGCCGAGCCAGCCGTTGAGAAATCCGGGAAAGCTTCCCGACTCGTGGCGGTTGACGAACACCGCGTTCGCAGCATTGCCCCTCACCTCGGCCAGCTTCTGGCCGAAGAGCTTCAACGCTTCGTCCCAGGTAGTCGGCTCGAGGCGGCCGTTGCGGCGCACCATCGGACCGCGATAGCGGTCAGGGTTGTACAGACCCTGCAGCGCCGCCTGTCCGCGGGCGCAAAGGGCGCCGCGATTGAGCGGGTGCGCGGGATTGCCTTCCAGCTTGATTGCGCGCCCGTCCCTGGTTTCGGCGATCACGCCACATCCGGTGGAGCATTCGCGGCAGGTCGTGGCATAGTAGGTGGAGACGCCGGGGACGGTCTCGTCCGGCGACACCAGATACGGTATGAGCTTTTCGATCTTCTCGGACGTGCATCCGATCATGGTCGTCGCCGCGGTCGTGGCGCCGACGACTTTGAGGAATTCGCGGCGCCTTACACCGGAAGGCGTTGTCTCAGTGCTCATTCCGGCGACCGCAGATCGTGTTGTGATTGGTGCGCATCAGTAGTGGCATATCGCGCAGTCGTAGCGCG from Gemmatimonadaceae bacterium includes these protein-coding regions:
- a CDS encoding 4Fe-4S dicluster domain-containing protein — protein: MSTETTPSGVRRREFLKVVGATTAATTMIGCTSEKIEKLIPYLVSPDETVPGVSTYYATTCRECSTGCGVIAETRDGRAIKLEGNPAHPLNRGALCARGQAALQGLYNPDRYRGPMVRRNGRLEPTTWDEALKLFGQKLAEVRGNAANAVFVNRHESGSFPGFLNGWLGSMGMPSALSMDPDVDFAAVSANKQSYGVAWPRLDFSVTKLIVSFGADFLDGWGASVPQQLDFADARARLKGAPRLVYVGPRRTLTGLNADQWIDARPGSELAIVQMLAGSVTPQQAAQESGVASKVLAALQAEFSATKPNMVVAGGGSPRGIELCLAANALNQAQGNTGVTIKTADAINSFEGIDSPSQLRALAQRMQAGSVPLLMVRGVNPAYTMPKSSGFAAAMAKVPFKVSFSSIPDETSAMADLVLPDNHSLESWGDAEPVRGTLSLQQPTMDPVFDTRATADVIIAVSKSGVQASSSPDYRSTLISKFPGGAAGLAAALPGGMASGSTSSGATPRVVPPPVAAAASNGDFFLHVYPHPVLGTGDGANKPWLQELPDPVTKIAWQTVAEIHPSTARRLGVENGDHVTVETSAGRLSLPVYVYLGIRPDTVAVAAGRGHSAAAGRYAKAGQNAFDLLPYSEDLSGAVALGSAKAKLTKDGEFSRLVTTEGSARQHGRGIGQAIMVADLGAAAGEHGAEAAHRAEPEFPGDASHEFLPGLRAPTAYDAQGELGGPALKSIEKGMYDPNHWSGMAKRRWAMAIDLARCTGCSACVIACYAENNIPTVGADWQGPRFLPDRTGFGSNITRSREMAWLRLERYFEGGEDGSADFDTRFVPMLCQHCGNAPCEPVCPVYATYHSPDGLNVQVYNRCVGTRYCSNNCPYKVRYYTWFGYGEPERAQYAFPEPLNWQLNPDVTVRGKGVMEKCTFCVQRIRDTENRAALEHRGVEPDEFTTACAEACPSRAITFGDAADERWAVASLVKDERAYHVFEELNTFTAVVYLKKVNHPGAGAASAAPAAAAEGGH